The Spodoptera frugiperda isolate SF20-4 chromosome 9, AGI-APGP_CSIRO_Sfru_2.0, whole genome shotgun sequence genome contains a region encoding:
- the LOC118271484 gene encoding mucin-2 isoform X6 — translation MRIAALIALVQLSLATAVSDEPKTLTAVELNRELSGDNVLSPFYESSEDAGVTFIRGSRAADSPLSPDIDVQCSGNYIDVTVEFADVFDGIIYSKGYLNDPKCKYVSLGNSQSRYSFRVPLNGCGSRPLCNACGTIDNVLVFQADDLLQGPQDFARKVSCARTSLEVSTGVTASREEHTLKLKPFMVDMLDVVAVEGPAGGVECWMDIQVGVFPNTTPLKNSIKIGEYLTILVYLKDVRNQFSLKIHDCWAYDNENYDGPSTNKIQLTDKNGCPKKKKLIDFWQKTTNTGKSGATLIAYSKVSAFRFPETDQVYLTCNVELCTNNCDSNCGTTEISTTIKPSQCYPGSRDPGCQRITVEPQLKCYPGSLDPRCPQQPTPTTPQLSELTTLRDRRISLPTVIADKYTTTTTPEPPRCFPGSTDPRCPKPTTPEPPRCFPGSTDPRCPKPTTPEPPRCFPGSTDPRCPKPTTPEPPRCFPGSTDPRCPKPTTPEPPRCFPGSTDPRCPKPTTPEPPRCYPGSPDPRCPQPPRPTTLTPPTYLPPVTPELKCYPGSSDPRCPQPTTPAPPKCFPGSTDPRCPKPTTPAPPNCYPGNTDPRCPKPTTPAPPRCFPGSTDPRCPKPTTPEPPRCYPGSTDPRCPKPTTPEPPRCYPGSTDPRCPKPTTPEPPRCYPGSTDPRCPKPTTPEPPRCYPGSTDPRCPKPTTPEPPRCYPGSTDPRCPKPTTPEPPRCYPGSTDPRCPKPTTPEPPRCYPGSTDPRCPKPTTPEPPRCYPGSTDPRCPKPTTPKPVCYPGSPDPKCPQPPRPTTLTPPTYLPPVTPELKCYPGSSDPRCPQPTTPAPPKCFPGSTDPRCPKPTTPAPPNCYPGNTDPRCPKPTTPAPPRCFPGSTDPRCPKPTTPEPPRCYPGSTDPRCPKPTTPEPPRCYPGSTDPRCPKPTTPEPPRCYPGSNDPRCPKPTTPAPPNCYPGNTDPRCPKPTTPAPPRCFPGSTDPRCPKPTTPKPVCYPGSPDPKCPQPPRPTTLTPPTYLPPVTPALKCYPGSTDPRCPKPTTPEPPRCFPGSTDPRCPKPTTPAPPNCFPGSTDPRCPKPTTPAPPNCYPGNTDPRCPKPTTPAPPRCFPGSTDPRCPKPTTPEPPRCFPGSTDPRCPKPTTPEPPRCFPGSNDPRCPKPTTPAPPRCFPGSTDPRCPKPTTPEPPRCFPGSNDPRCPKPTTPKPVCYPGSPDPKCPQPPRPTTLTPPTYLPPVTPALKCYPGSTDPRCPKPTTPEPPRCYPGSTDPRCPKPTTPEPPRCYPGSTDPRCPKPTTPAPPRCYPGSTDPRCPKPTTPEPPRCFPGSTDPRCPKPTTPAPPRCFPGSTDPRCPKPTTPEPPRCYPGSTDPRCPKPTTPEPPRCYPGSTDPRCPKPTTPAPPRCYPGSTDPRCPKPTTPEPPRCFPGSTDPRCPKPTTPAPPKCFPGSTDPRCPKPTTPEPPRCFPGSNDPRCPKPTTPKPVCYPGSPDPKCPQPPRPTTLTPPTYLPPVTPALKCYPGSTDPRCPKPTTPESPRCFPGSTDPRCPKPTTPAPPKCFPGSTDPRCPKPTTPEPPRCYPGSTDPRCPKPTTPEPPRCYPGSTDPRCPKPTTPEPPRCYPGSTDPRCPKPTTPEPPRCYPGSTDPRCPKPTTPKPVCYPGSPDPKCPQPPRPTTLTPPTYLPPVTPALKCYPGSTDPRCPKPTTPEPPRCYPGSTDPRCPKPTTPEPPRCYPGSTDPRCPKPTTPAPPRCYPGSTDPRCPKPTTPEPPRCFPGSTDPRCPKPTTPAPPRCFPGSTDPRCPKPTTPEPPRCFPGSTDPRCPKPTTPEPPRCFPGSNDPRCPKPTTPEPPRCFPGSNDPRCPKPTTPKPVCYPGSPDPKCPQPPRPTTLTPPTYLPPVTPAVKCYPGSTDPRCPKPTTPEPPRCYPGSTDPRCPKPTTPEPPRCYPGSTDPRCPKPTTPEPPRCYPGSTDPRCPKPTTPEPPRCYPGSTDPRCPKPTTPEPPRCYPGSTDPRCPKPTTPEPPRCYPGSTDPRCPKPTTPEPPRCYPGSTDPRCPKPTTPEPPRCYPGSTDPRCPKPTTPEPPRCYPGSTDPRCPKPTTPEPPRCYPGSTDPRCPKPTTPEPPRCYPGSTDPRCPKPTTPEPPRCYPGSTDPRCPKPTTPAPPRCYPGSTDPRCPKPEPPTPSSCYPGSRDPKCPQPFAPASTNPPSTYLPPFPEENEIKSSRVSRLATKDTNEDNVNDYIDSFDFKRTEPRSRKVRDVFGSSESAAFATSGTAIIYIAMGSAVAMIMSITLAIYMYKKNKLRTASVNTTAQSPC, via the exons CTGTCGCTCGCTACAGCTGTTTCAGATGAACCAAAAACGCTCACAGCGGTTGAGCTGAACCGCGAGTTGTCCGGAGACAATGTGCTCTCGCCTTTCTACGAAAGTAGTGAGGATGCTGGGGTCACGTTCATAAGAGGATCAAGGGCGGCTGACTCGCCCTTGTCTCCTGATATCGACGTGCAATGCTCAGGCAACTATATCGACGTCACTGTTGAGTTCGCTGACGTTTTCGATGGCATCATTTACAGTAAGGGTTACTTAAATGACCCGAAGtgcaa ATATGTGTCATTGGGCAACAGTCAGTCTCGGTACTCATTCAGAGTGCCACTGAATGGCTGTGGCTCCCGACCTCTCTGCAATGCATGTGGTACCATCGACAACGTACTTGTGTTCCAAGCTGACGACTTGTTGCAAGGACCTCAGGACTTCGCTCGCAAG GTGTCATGTGCCCGCACTTCCCTGGAAGTGTCGACTGGAGTGACGGCGTCCAGAGAAGAGCATACTCTCAAGCTAAAACCTTTCATGGTTGACATGCTTGATGTGGTTGCAGTCGAAGGACCCGCCGGAGGAGTTGAATGCTGGATGGACATCCAAGTAGGAGTCTTTCctaat aCCACTCCACTGAAGAACTCGATCAAAATTGGAGAATACTTGACAATCCTTGTGTATCTCAAGGATGTAAGAAACCAGTTCAGCCTTAAAATACACGATTGCTGGGCTTATGACAACGAAAACTACGATGGTCCTAGTACCAACAAGATTCAACTGACTGACAAGAACGGTTGTCCCAA GAAGAAAAAGCTGATTGATTTCTGGCAGAAAACTACAAACACAGGCAAGAGCGGTGCCACTTTAATTGCCTACAGCAAAGTGAGCGCTTTCCGATTCCCTGAAACCGACCAAGTCTACCTAACGTGTAACGTcgag CTATGCACAAACAACTGCGACTCGAACTGCGGTACCACGGAAATTTCTACAACGATCAAACCATCACAATGCTACCCTGGATCGCGTGATCCTGGATGTCAACGCATCACGGTTGAACCACAACTGAAGTGTTACCCTGGCTCACTTGATCCCAGATGTCCTCAACAGCCAACACCGACGACACCACAACTTTCAGAGCTCACTACACTACGTGATCGGAGGATTTCGTTGCCAACAGTTATTGCCGACAAATATACGACTACTACCACTCCTGAGCCACCACGCTGCTTCCCAGGCTCCACTGACCCCAGATGTCCCAAGCCCACAACTCCTGAACCACCAAGGTGCTTCCCAGGTAGCACTGACCCAAGGTGCCCCAAACCAACTACTCCTGAGCCACCACGCTGCTTCCCAGGTTCCACTGACCCCAGATGTCCCAAGCCCACAACTCCTGAACCACCAAGGTGCTTCCCAGGTAGCACTGACCCAAGGTGCCCCAAACCAACTACTCCTGAGCCACCACGCTGCTTCCCTGGCTCAACTGACCCTAGATGTCCTAAGCCAACGACTCCTGAACCTCCACGATGCTACCCGGGTTCACCTGATCCGAGATGTCCACAGCCACCTCGACCTACAACCTTAACGCCACCGACATATTTACCACCAGTAACGCCTGAATTAAAATGCTATCCAGGTTCATCAGACCCTAGGTGTCCACAACCAACCACCCCAGCTCCTCCAAAATGTTTCCCAGGCAGCACAGACCCCAGGTGCCCGAAACCTACAACACCAGCACCTCCTAACTGTTACCCTGGAAACACTGACCCACGTTGCCCTAAGCCAACAACTCCAGCACCACCCAGATGTTTCCCAGGTAGCACTGACCCCAGATGTCCCAAGCCAACGACCCCTGAGCCACCACGTTGCTACCCAGGATCGACTGACCCCAGATGTCCTAAGCCAACGACTCCTGAGCCACCACGTTGCTACCCTGGATCGACTGACCCCAGATGTCCAAAGCCAACGACTCCTGAGCCACCACGTTGCTACCCTGGATCGACTGACCCCAGATGTCCAAAGCCAACGACTCCTGAGCCACCACGTTGCTACCCTGGATCGACTGACCCCAGATGTCCCAAACCAACGACTCCTGAGCCACCACGTTGCTACCCTGGATCGACTGACCCCAGATGTCCAAAGCCAACGACTCCTGAGCCACCACGTTGCTACCCTGGATCGACTGACCCCAGATGTCCAAAGCCAACGACTCCTGAACCACCACGTTGCTACCCTGGATCGACTGACCCCAGATGTCCCAAGCCAACGACCCCTGAGCCACCACGTTGCTACCCTGGATCGACTGACCCCAGATGTCCCAAACCAACCACGCCTAAACCAGTCTGCTACCCGGGTTCTCCGGATCCTAAATGTCCCCAACCACCACGCCCGACAACCTTAACTCCTCCCACTTATTTACCACCAGTAACGCCTGAATTGAAATGCTATCCAG GTTCATCAGACCCTAGGTGTCCACAACCAACCACCCCAGCTCCTCCAAAATGTTTCCCAGGCAGCACAGACCCCAGGTGCCCGAAACCTACAACACCAGCACCTCCTAACTGTTACCCTGGAAACACTGACCCACGTTGCCCTAAGCCAACAACTCCAGCACCACCCAGATGTTTCCCAGGTAGTACTGACCCCAGATGTCCCAAGCCAACGACCCCTGAGCCACCACGTTGCTACCCTGGATCGACTGACCCCAGATGTCCTAAGCCAACGACTCCTGAGCCCCCACGTTGCTACCCTGGATCGACTGACCCCAGATGTCCCAAGCCAACGACCCCTGAGCCACCACGTTGCTACCCTGGATCAAATGACCCCAGATGTCCAAAGCCAACCACACCCGCACCGCCAAACTGTTACCCTGGAAACACCGACCCGCGTTGTCCAAAACCAACAACCCCTGCCCCACCACGGTGCTTCCCTGGCTCAACTGACCCCAGATGTCCAAAGCCAACCACACCCAAACCAGTCTGCTACCCGGGTTCTCCGGATCCTAAATGTCCCCAACCACCACGCCCGACAACCTTAACTCCACCCACTTATTTACCACCAGTGACGCCGGCACTTAAATGTTACCCCGGTTCTACCGATCCCAGATGCCCTAAGCCAACAACTCCCGAACCCCCACGGTGCTTCCCTGGATCCACTGACCCGCGCTGCCCAAAACCTACAACTCCAGCACCCCCAAATTGCTTCCCAGGCAGTACTGATCCTAGATGTCCTAAACCCACTACGCCTGCACCACCAAATTGTTACCCTGGAAACACCGACCCGCGTTGTCCAAAACCAACGACTCCTGCTCCACCCAGGTGCTTCCCTGGCTCAACTGACCCTAGATGTCCTAAGCCAACGACACCTGAGCCACCACGGTGCTTCCCGGGATCAACTGACCCCAGGTGTCCCAAGCCTACGACACCTGAACCACCGCGGTGTTTCCCTGGATCAAATGACCCCAGGTGTCCTAAGCCAACAACCCCTGCTCCACCAAGGTGCTTCCCTGGCTCAACTGACCCCAGATGTCCCAAACCTACGACACCTGAACCACCACGATGCTTCCCTGGATCAAATGACCCCAGGTGTCCTAAGCCAACAACGCCAAAACCAGTCTGCTACCCGGGTTCTCCCGATCCTAAATGTCCCCAACCACCACGCCCAACAACTTTAACTCCTCCCACTTATTTGCCACCAGTGACACCCGCTCTCAAATGCTATCCTGGTTCTACTGACCCTAGATGTCCCAAGCCAACGACTCCCGAGCCCCCACGTTGCTACCCTGGATCGACTGACCCCAGATGTCCCAAACCAACGACTCCTGAGCCACCACGTTGCTACCCTGGATCAACTGATCCCAGATGTCCCAAGCCAACGACTCCTGCTCCACCAAGGTGCTACCCAGGTAGTACCGATCCAAGATGTCCTAAGCCAACGACACCCGAACCACCTCGATGCTTCCCCGGAAGCACGGACCCACGTTGTCCCAAACCAACAACCCCTGCTCCACCAAGGTGCTTCCCTGGTTCAACTGACCCTAGATGTCCCAAGCCAACGACTCCCGAGCCCCCACGTTGCTACCCTGGATCGACTGACCCCAGATGTCCCAAACCAACGACTCCTGAGCCACCACGTTGCTACCCTGGATCAACTGATCCCAGATGTCCCAAGCCAACGACTCCTGCTCCACCAAGGTGCTACCCAGGTAGTACCGATCCAAGATGTCCTAAGCCAACGACACCCGAACCACCTCGATGCTTCCCCGGAAGCACGGACCCACGTTGTCCCAAACCAACAACCCCTGCTCCACCAAAGTGCTTCCCTGGCTCAACTGATCCTAGATGTCCTAAGCCAACGACACCTGAGCCACCACGGTGCTTCCCTGGATCAAATGACCCCAG GTGTCCTAAGCCAACAACGCCTAAACCAGTCTGCTACCCGGGTTCTCCAGATCCTAAATGTCCCCAACCACCACGCCCGACAACCTTAACTCCTCCCACTTATTTACCACCAGTGACGCCGGCACTTAAATGTTACCCCGGTTCTACCGATCCTAGATGCCCTAAGCCAACGACACCCGAATCACCTCGATGCTTCCCTGGGAGCACGGACCCACGTTGTCCCAAACCAACAACCCCTGCTCCACCAAAGTGCTTCCCTGGATCGACTGACCCCAGATGTCCCAAGCCAACGACTCCTGAACCACCACGTTGCTACCCTGGATCGACTGACCCCAGATGTCCCAAGCCAACGACTCCTGAACCACCACGTTGCTACCCTGGATCGACTGACCCTAG GTGTCCCAAACCAACTACTCCTGAGCCACCGCGTTGCTACCCTGGATCGACTGACCCCAGATGTCCCAAGCCAACGACCCCTGAGCCACCACGTTGCTACCCTGGATCGACTGACCCCAGATGTCCCAAACCAACCACGCCTAAACCAGTCTGCTACCCGGGTTCTCCGGATCCTAAATGTCCCCAACCACCACGCCCGACAACCTTAACTCCTCCCACTTATTTACCACCAGTGACGCCGGCACTTAAATGTTACCCCGGTTCTACCGATCCCAGATGCCCTAAGCCGACAACTCCTGAACCACCACGTTGCTACCCTGGATCAACTGATCCCAGATGTCCCAAGCCAACGACTCCTGAGCCACCACGTTGCTACCCTGGATCAACTGATCCCAGATGTCCCAAGCCAACGACTCCTGCTCCACCAAGGTGCTACCCAGGTAGTACCGACCCAAGATGTCCTAAGCCAACGACACCCGAACCACCTCGATGCTTCCCTGGAAGCACGGACCCACGTTGTCCCAAACCAACAACCCCTGCTCCACCAAGGTGCTTCCCTGGCTCAACTGACCCTAGATGTCCTAAGCCAACGACACCTGAGCCACCACGGTGCTTCCCGGGATCAACTGATCCCAGGTGTCCCAAGCCTACGACACCTGAACCACCGCGCTGTTTCCCTGGATCAAATGACCCCAG ATGTCCCAAACCTACGACACCTGAACCACCACGATGCTTCCCTGGATCAAATGACCCCAGGTGTCCTAAGCCAACAACGCCTAAACCAGTCTGCTACCCGGGTTCTCCCGATCCTAAATGTCCCCAACCACCACGCCCGACCACCTTAACTCCTCCCACTTATTTACCACCAGTGACACCCGCTGTCAAATGCTACCCTGGATCGACTGACCCCAGATGTCCTAAACCAACGACTCCTGAGCCACCACGTTGCTACCCAGGATCGACTGACCCCAGATGTCCCAAGCCAACGACTCCTGAGCCACCACGTTGCTACCCAGGATCAACTGACCCCAGATGTCCCAAGCCAACGACTCCTGAGCCACCACGTTGCTACCCAGGATCGACTGACCCCAGATGTCCCAAGCCAACGACCCCTGAGCCACCACGTTGCTACCCAGGATCGACTGACCCCAGATGTCCCAAGCCAACGACTCCTGAACCACCACGTTGCTACCCTGGATCGACTGACCCCAGATGTCCCAAACCAACGACTCCTGAGCCACCACGTTGCTACCCAGGATCAACTGACCCCAGATGTCCCAAGCCAACGACTCCTGAGCCACCACGTTGCTACCCAGGATCGACTGACCCCAGATGTCCCAAGCCAACGACCCCTGAGCCACCACGTTGCTACCCAGGATCGACTGACCCCAGATGTCCCAAGCCAACGACTCCTGAGCCACCACGTTGCTACCCTGGATCGACTGACCCCAGATGTCCCAAGCCAACGACTCCTGAGCCACCACGTTGCTACCCTGGATCGACTGACCCCAGATGTCCCAAACCAACGACTCCTGAGCCACCACGTTGCTACCCTGGATCGACTGACCCCAGATGTCCCAAGCCAACGACTCCTGAGCCCCCACGTTGCTACCCTGGATCGACTGACCCCAGATGTCCCAAGCCAACGACCCCTGCGCCACCACGTTGCTACCCTGGATCAACTGACCCTAGGTGTCCCAAACCGGAACCTCCAACCCCCAGTTCTTGTTATCCAGGATCAAGGGATCCAAAGTGCCCACAGCCGTTTGCTCCAGCTAGCACTAACCCACCTTCAACTTATTTGCCACCATTCCCAGAAGAAAATGAAATCAAATCTTCTAGAGTCAGCAGATTAGCAACTAAGGACACTAATGAAGATAACGTCAACGATTATATAG ATTCGTTCGATTTCAAGCGAACAGAACCAAGATCAAGAAAAGTTCGTGACGTATTTGGTAGCAGCGAAAGTGCTGCCTTTGCAACAAGTGGCACTGCCATCATATACATTGCCATGGGATCAGCTGTAGCAATGATCATGTCAATCACACTTGCCATTTATAtgtacaagaaaaataaactaagaacTGCGTCTGTAAACACAACTGCGCAAAGCCCctgttaa